In Leptospira stimsonii, the following proteins share a genomic window:
- the tpiA gene encoding triose-phosphate isomerase: MRKTVIAGNWKMNLSEKEAISLAQSIKEKIPSVAKDRIPMVFPSTLHLASVARILEGTGVVVGAQNAYPSGLAAFTGETSPEQLREIGVKVVMIGHSERRQFLGESSSFCNEKIHYLLKNGFTALYCVGETLAERESGKTFEVIASQVKEGLKGIESNSFSNLILAYEPVWAIGTGKVATPAQAQEVHAFIRKEVAGLFVGASGVAESLSILYGGSVKPDNITALLKEKDIDGGLVGGASQKIDSYAGLF, encoded by the coding sequence ATGCGCAAGACAGTGATCGCCGGAAATTGGAAAATGAATCTTTCCGAAAAGGAAGCCATCTCCTTGGCACAATCGATTAAGGAGAAAATTCCAAGCGTCGCAAAGGATAGGATCCCGATGGTATTCCCTTCTACCCTTCACTTAGCGAGCGTGGCAAGAATCCTAGAAGGAACCGGAGTCGTTGTCGGAGCTCAGAACGCCTATCCTTCCGGACTCGCGGCATTTACGGGAGAAACTTCACCGGAACAACTCCGTGAAATCGGCGTGAAGGTCGTGATGATCGGACATTCCGAAAGAAGACAATTCTTAGGTGAATCCAGTTCCTTCTGTAACGAAAAGATCCACTACCTTCTAAAGAACGGATTCACAGCCCTCTACTGCGTCGGGGAAACCTTGGCAGAAAGAGAATCGGGAAAGACCTTTGAAGTGATCGCTTCCCAAGTGAAAGAAGGACTCAAAGGAATCGAGAGCAATTCTTTCTCAAATCTGATTCTTGCGTACGAACCGGTATGGGCGATTGGAACCGGAAAAGTAGCCACTCCCGCTCAAGCGCAGGAAGTACACGCCTTCATCCGAAAAGAGGTCGCGGGACTTTTTGTGGGAGCCTCCGGCGTTGCGGAATCCCTTTCCATTCTTTACGGAGGTTCGGTAAAACCGGACAATATCACAGCCCTCCTCAAAGAAAAAGATATCGATGGAGGACTCGTGGGTGGGGCCAGTCAGAAAATCGATTCTTATGCGGGGCTTTTCTAA
- the secG gene encoding preprotein translocase subunit SecG: MLNGVILTLFVVVSLFLVLLVMIQTGKGGGLLGGGSSQSVFGSSTADVLTKATRVTAILFIILSLFLSFLFAKKEDKLMPETAPTLTAPPEETKSENTAPTTTPTPNAAPAVPATTP, from the coding sequence ATGTTAAACGGAGTCATTCTTACATTATTCGTTGTTGTTTCTCTCTTTCTGGTTTTACTCGTCATGATTCAAACCGGCAAGGGCGGAGGATTGTTAGGCGGAGGCTCCAGCCAATCCGTTTTCGGTTCCTCCACTGCGGACGTTCTTACCAAAGCAACCCGAGTGACGGCGATTCTATTTATCATTCTTTCTCTTTTTCTTTCCTTTCTCTTTGCGAAGAAAGAAGATAAGCTGATGCCTGAAACGGCGCCGACTCTGACCGCACCTCCCGAGGAGACCAAAAGTGAAAATACCGCACCTACTACGACTCCAACTCCGAACGCGGCTCCTGCGGTTCCGGCAACCACTCCTTAA
- a CDS encoding HD family phosphohydrolase → MPSPGEQIESAMAWITDTLTRVRPILFVRRLQVVLVVITLLMVTWMLAIPFFGQDKMDLSPDGLYSEGKTAPEKIVSAKDIVYEDEDKTKAKKLTAYQSAPFVFDRDYIALQDFINKAIQEDMENFRSFKPSVEGKAYPELLNVIPRWKNRSKEEIELLYKTPGKGKLKDLVQQYSNLVFSSFCILRDLPPDYATLKSSGARVRNQGIKEQISNLEGAYIIPRSYLYRDPETVNILTRMAQEKLSRMDPAVLPVVQKISLSYIYSNPSCSYNAEETLALKKFASDRAEPVNSRILAGDVIVKSGEIITPEIFKKLQIVNTYATRANIASIISILLIQTVFVVIIYIFLKKYNPKRLNDVSSNVIVFSLIWFLVLSCAIASRIFFNFETKYDTLFYFALFVPVGMVCLIISFIYDEQLSIAIGFYLSFFVFMASHYNPTSFMLGFVSCIVSASYGRNLKKRIDFIKAGLYIAGVQIIIASSGYLFDSRNYWVAIPSGSWLKDLIDSNIFKLYVLCLINGFACSTAAQFLLPIYEYLFNVPTRFKLMELADTGHPLLQDLLTKAPSTYTHTFMVAALSERACQNLGLDWLLTRVGVYFHDIGKIPNAGFFVENQHLIPKKENIDKNNPALAAKIVIDHVLDGIEMAKKARLPREVIDFIPEHHGTSTMAFFYHKALSELSPTQKKKLRKEDFQYPGPKPQRKETAIVMIADSLEAASRSLEEINPESLDNLITKIIGIKLSENQLDECGLTLGDLEVIKSSFKEVLLSSLHSRPKYPSMEATKALEKKNPLNASTNGHKNSKTVTPGKGN, encoded by the coding sequence ATGCCCAGTCCGGGAGAACAAATCGAGTCCGCTATGGCTTGGATTACGGACACCCTAACTCGGGTCCGTCCGATTCTTTTTGTTCGAAGGCTTCAGGTAGTATTAGTGGTCATCACCTTATTGATGGTGACTTGGATGCTCGCGATTCCTTTTTTCGGCCAGGATAAGATGGATCTTTCGCCGGACGGACTTTATTCCGAAGGGAAAACCGCTCCCGAAAAAATCGTTTCCGCGAAAGATATCGTCTATGAAGACGAAGACAAGACCAAAGCCAAAAAACTCACCGCTTATCAATCAGCACCTTTCGTTTTCGATCGAGACTATATCGCGCTTCAGGATTTTATCAACAAAGCCATCCAAGAAGATATGGAGAATTTTCGTTCCTTTAAGCCGAGTGTGGAAGGAAAAGCCTATCCAGAACTTCTAAACGTAATTCCAAGATGGAAGAATCGTTCTAAAGAAGAAATCGAACTTCTTTACAAAACTCCCGGAAAAGGGAAGCTCAAAGATCTTGTACAACAGTATTCTAATTTAGTATTTTCTTCTTTTTGCATATTGAGGGATCTACCTCCTGACTACGCGACATTAAAATCTTCCGGCGCTCGGGTTCGAAATCAAGGGATCAAAGAACAGATCTCGAATTTGGAAGGCGCTTATATCATTCCAAGGTCGTATTTGTATCGGGATCCGGAGACCGTAAATATTCTGACTCGGATGGCACAGGAAAAACTTTCCCGTATGGATCCGGCGGTTCTTCCTGTCGTTCAAAAAATTTCCCTGAGTTATATCTATTCCAATCCTTCTTGTTCGTACAATGCGGAAGAAACTCTTGCTCTCAAAAAATTCGCATCCGATCGTGCGGAACCCGTCAATTCCAGGATTCTCGCGGGAGACGTGATCGTGAAATCCGGTGAGATCATCACTCCGGAAATATTCAAAAAACTGCAAATTGTAAACACGTATGCTACGAGGGCGAATATCGCTTCGATCATTTCGATTCTCCTGATTCAGACGGTTTTTGTCGTGATCATCTATATTTTCCTAAAAAAATACAACCCGAAGCGGCTCAACGACGTTTCAAGTAACGTGATTGTTTTTTCTCTCATCTGGTTTTTGGTTTTAAGTTGTGCGATCGCTTCGAGAATCTTCTTTAACTTCGAGACAAAATACGATACGCTTTTTTATTTCGCGCTTTTTGTTCCAGTCGGAATGGTTTGTCTTATCATCAGTTTTATTTACGATGAACAACTTTCAATCGCGATCGGATTCTATCTTTCCTTCTTTGTTTTTATGGCTTCGCATTACAATCCGACTTCGTTTATGCTCGGATTTGTTTCCTGTATCGTTTCCGCGAGTTACGGAAGAAATCTCAAAAAACGAATCGATTTTATCAAGGCCGGTTTATACATCGCGGGTGTTCAGATCATCATCGCTTCGAGCGGTTATCTTTTCGATTCGAGAAACTACTGGGTTGCGATCCCGAGCGGCTCTTGGCTCAAGGATTTGATCGATTCGAATATCTTTAAGTTATACGTCCTCTGTCTTATCAATGGATTCGCCTGTTCTACTGCCGCACAGTTTTTACTTCCGATCTACGAATATCTTTTCAACGTTCCCACTCGATTTAAGCTGATGGAACTCGCGGATACGGGGCATCCGTTATTACAGGACCTTCTTACAAAAGCACCTTCGACCTATACGCACACGTTTATGGTCGCGGCCCTGTCGGAGCGCGCCTGTCAGAACCTTGGACTCGATTGGCTTCTCACGAGAGTTGGGGTTTACTTTCACGATATCGGGAAGATTCCGAACGCCGGATTTTTTGTGGAGAATCAGCATTTGATTCCCAAAAAAGAGAACATCGATAAAAACAATCCGGCCCTCGCGGCTAAGATCGTCATTGATCACGTGTTAGACGGGATCGAAATGGCGAAGAAGGCGAGGCTTCCGAGAGAGGTGATCGACTTTATTCCGGAGCATCACGGAACTTCTACGATGGCTTTTTTTTATCACAAAGCCCTTTCGGAACTTTCCCCAACTCAAAAGAAAAAACTCAGGAAAGAGGATTTTCAATATCCGGGCCCGAAACCGCAGAGAAAGGAAACCGCGATTGTGATGATCGCTGACTCTTTGGAAGCCGCGTCGCGTTCCTTGGAGGAGATCAATCCGGAATCCTTGGATAACTTGATCACAAAGATCATCGGCATTAAACTTTCGGAAAATCAGTTGGACGAATGCGGATTGACTCTGGGCGATCTTGAAGTCATCAAGTCGTCCTTTAAAGAGGTCTTGTTATCCAGTCTTCATTCCAGACCGAAGTATCCGAGTATGGAAGCAACAAAAGCTTTGGAAAAGAAGAATCCTTTGAACGCATCGACGAACGGTCATAAAAACTCTAAGACCGTAACACCGGGGAAAGGAAACTGA
- a CDS encoding nicotinamide-nucleotide amidohydrolase family protein gives MSEPKIIVLSTGSELTSGRSQDTNSSWIANELFGIGFSVSKFVVLPDDPVVLQEEIGNLAKESTKEKPVLMVMTGGLGPTEDDYTLEIACKLAGVSSVESQVARQRIEAFYRLRGKNFEEAMQTSIRQISVPETSIILNNKVGIAPGFILKLGENATLSCMPGVPGEMTEMFREELSPWISKTFSAKELHSGFRFLWWMSESLFQKEFISKEESITNGSVVWGVAAKRGYIRVSFQSGDRKLVDSLLEKLDQVYGSKATPDIFEELPKILTKQKVTVGTAESCTGGLMAKTFTDRAGSSGYFMGAVVSYDNSVKAGLLGVKQSTLDEFGAVSRETAKEMAEGALLSLKTDYTISVTGIAGPGGGTPQKKVGLVYFGIGQKDGETEIHEHYFPFPRTSFREYAAHTGLYLLYDLLKRKG, from the coding sequence ATGTCGGAACCGAAGATCATTGTTCTTTCTACCGGATCGGAGCTTACCTCGGGAAGAAGTCAGGATACGAATTCTTCCTGGATCGCGAACGAACTCTTTGGAATCGGATTTTCGGTTTCTAAGTTCGTGGTTCTCCCGGACGATCCGGTCGTTTTGCAGGAAGAAATCGGAAATCTCGCGAAAGAATCTACAAAGGAAAAACCTGTATTGATGGTCATGACCGGTGGACTCGGTCCAACGGAAGACGATTATACATTAGAAATTGCTTGTAAACTTGCAGGCGTTTCTTCCGTTGAAAGTCAGGTCGCGAGACAAAGGATCGAGGCTTTTTATCGATTGAGAGGAAAAAACTTTGAAGAAGCGATGCAAACTTCGATTCGGCAGATTTCTGTTCCCGAAACCTCGATCATCTTAAACAACAAAGTAGGAATTGCTCCCGGGTTTATTCTGAAACTGGGTGAGAATGCGACCTTGAGTTGTATGCCCGGTGTTCCCGGTGAAATGACGGAGATGTTCCGCGAGGAATTGTCTCCCTGGATTTCAAAGACCTTTTCAGCAAAGGAACTCCACTCAGGTTTTCGTTTTCTCTGGTGGATGAGCGAATCCCTATTTCAAAAAGAATTTATTTCTAAAGAAGAATCGATTACGAACGGCTCCGTTGTCTGGGGAGTTGCGGCGAAACGAGGATATATCCGCGTGAGTTTCCAATCGGGAGATCGAAAACTCGTAGATTCTCTTCTCGAGAAGCTCGATCAAGTCTATGGATCAAAAGCAACTCCGGATATTTTTGAAGAACTGCCGAAAATTCTCACCAAACAAAAAGTTACAGTTGGAACGGCGGAAAGTTGCACCGGAGGTTTGATGGCTAAGACCTTTACGGATCGGGCAGGATCCTCCGGTTACTTTATGGGAGCAGTCGTTTCCTACGATAACAGCGTCAAGGCGGGACTCCTCGGTGTGAAACAAAGCACGTTAGACGAATTCGGAGCCGTGAGCCGAGAAACCGCGAAAGAGATGGCGGAAGGCGCGCTTTTGTCCTTAAAAACGGATTATACGATCAGCGTTACGGGCATTGCGGGTCCGGGCGGTGGAACGCCACAAAAAAAAGTGGGACTTGTCTATTTCGGAATCGGGCAGAAGGACGGAGAGACCGAAATTCATGAACACTATTTTCCATTTCCGAGGACTTCCTTTCGAGAATACGCGGCTCATACGGGATTGTATTTATTATATGACTTACTAAAGAGGAAAGGATGA
- a CDS encoding LIC_12097 family sensor histidine kinase: protein MSSLQENLLERAGELQSILDGITEPLVLIEPGFRIRRVNRSTLEFSGQPSFSSIIGKKCYEVLYNRNEVCPYCPMKDMKPGEENFNQHFEYPKTDVNREIFHSVRGQKETLYLDFYPIEKDGVIGSVLEKVSNITRIKEKEEENLRIRNLASLGIFISGVAHELNNPLTGMSLTLQSLLNNLTSIDPDFFKKRLDMMKEDLTRAAMIVSDIISFAKPDKLVTTTADIYETIQKAKENVVWVYPVLSKNITWEILCEPGTTFQFNPVKMERLFINLFKNSLQAFDYGEGKIRVEVRKTRNMVHIIVEDNAGGIPDNLIDKIFSPFFTKNKTGIGTGLGLSICHSIVREHGGELSVRSFERKTRFRVSLPFTQNNGYST from the coding sequence ATGTCCTCGTTGCAGGAAAATCTCTTAGAAAGAGCCGGTGAACTTCAGTCCATTCTGGATGGGATTACCGAGCCATTGGTATTGATCGAGCCGGGTTTTCGGATCCGGAGGGTCAATCGATCCACGCTCGAATTTTCCGGTCAACCGTCGTTTTCCTCCATTATAGGGAAGAAATGTTACGAAGTCCTCTACAATCGAAACGAAGTTTGTCCGTATTGTCCCATGAAGGATATGAAGCCGGGTGAAGAAAACTTCAATCAACACTTTGAGTATCCGAAAACGGATGTCAACCGAGAGATCTTTCATTCCGTAAGAGGACAAAAAGAGACCTTGTATTTGGATTTTTATCCGATTGAAAAGGACGGAGTCATCGGTTCCGTTTTGGAAAAGGTAAGTAATATTACAAGAATCAAAGAGAAGGAAGAGGAGAATCTTAGAATTCGAAATCTTGCTTCCTTAGGAATTTTTATTTCCGGGGTCGCACACGAACTCAACAACCCACTCACGGGAATGAGTTTAACCCTGCAGAGTCTTTTGAACAACCTCACTTCGATCGATCCCGACTTTTTTAAAAAACGTCTGGATATGATGAAAGAGGATCTAACGCGGGCCGCGATGATTGTCTCTGACATCATCAGCTTTGCCAAACCGGATAAACTCGTAACCACGACAGCCGACATCTACGAGACCATACAAAAGGCGAAGGAAAACGTGGTCTGGGTCTATCCGGTCCTCTCTAAAAATATTACCTGGGAAATTCTCTGCGAACCTGGAACCACGTTTCAGTTCAATCCGGTAAAGATGGAACGCCTGTTTATCAATCTATTTAAGAATTCTCTCCAAGCCTTTGACTATGGAGAAGGAAAGATCCGCGTGGAAGTAAGAAAGACCAGGAACATGGTCCATATCATCGTAGAAGACAACGCGGGTGGAATCCCAGACAATCTCATCGACAAGATCTTTTCTCCGTTCTTCACGAAGAATAAGACTGGAATCGGAACCGGACTCGGACTTTCGATCTGTCATTCAATCGTAAGGGAACACGGAGGAGAATTGTCCGTTCGATCCTTCGAAAGAAAAACCCGTTTCCGAGTCTCCCTACCCTTCACACAAAATAACGGGTATTCTACCTGA
- the ybeY gene encoding rRNA maturation RNase YbeY — translation MLFRKELGDSSCELSLLLLRDSDMKEINLLRRGKDKTTDVLSFPLEFDVSPLSAILQRRGGKPHSTLPPIALGEIVISVDTLKRQAIEIGHTEKDEFYRLLVHGFLHLLGYDHERGEAEERIMKEKEDECLEILQDL, via the coding sequence ATCCTATTTCGAAAAGAGCTTGGAGATTCTTCCTGCGAACTGAGTCTTTTGCTCCTAAGAGATTCCGATATGAAAGAGATCAATCTTCTTAGAAGAGGAAAGGACAAAACCACGGACGTTCTTTCCTTTCCCTTGGAATTTGATGTTTCTCCTTTGAGTGCAATTCTCCAACGAAGAGGAGGGAAACCACATTCTACCTTACCTCCGATCGCGTTAGGCGAAATTGTAATCTCTGTAGATACTCTCAAAAGACAAGCAATCGAAATCGGACATACGGAAAAGGACGAATTCTATAGACTTCTCGTTCATGGATTTTTACATCTCCTAGGATACGATCACGAAAGAGGAGAGGCTGAAGAAAGGATCATGAAGGAAAAGGAAGACGAATGTCTGGAAATTCTCCAGGATCTCTGA
- the argS gene encoding arginine--tRNA ligase — MKENETLKQIVLTALEKAVKEITSSFTDLDHNALKIKIEYSRDEKFGDYSTSFALENSKLLKKNPVQVSQDLVSALKRRTDLFEVVDFTPPGFVNFRILPSFLLKFIESSILSGAFYPQVNNPLKINLEFVSANPTGPLNIVSARAAAMGDAMASLLKAIGHKVDKEFYINDYGNQVFLLGVSTLVRIREFKGESSSIQEAEDSTPIEVLLEKNVLPSEGYRGEYIKEIASSLMKDAIKSIRIESLLKEKKYRELAELCSGWTVENNLVWQRKDLDAFGVEFDNYFSEKTLHEANKVLAVMKDLESSGKIFQEDGKKVFRSSEYGDDKDRVVVRDDGRPTYLLADIAYHKNKIERGYDRIIDIWGPDHHGYIARLSGAIQSLGYPKENFKVIIAQQVNLLESGQKVKMSKRAGSFQTMSDLIGFLGKHGKDVGRYFFVMRSLDAPLDFDLDLAKDESDKNPVFYLQYAHARICSIFREVGNETSAEEASKLEMSEERKRLLFWIARYPEEILDSANAMEPHRVTNYLQSFAKAFTSFYLGKNNRLKEATPEVRLGLARICLASRNVLFQGLSLIGVSAPERMDKES, encoded by the coding sequence ATGAAAGAAAATGAAACTCTCAAACAAATCGTTCTAACTGCCCTTGAAAAAGCGGTCAAAGAAATTACGTCCTCTTTTACAGATCTTGATCACAACGCTTTAAAAATCAAAATCGAATATTCTAGAGACGAAAAATTCGGTGATTACTCCACCTCCTTTGCATTAGAAAATTCTAAATTACTCAAGAAGAATCCGGTTCAGGTTTCACAAGATCTTGTTTCCGCTCTGAAAAGAAGAACAGACCTTTTCGAAGTGGTCGACTTTACTCCTCCCGGATTCGTCAATTTTAGAATTCTTCCTTCTTTTCTTCTGAAATTTATCGAATCTTCCATTCTTTCCGGCGCCTTTTATCCTCAGGTTAACAATCCTCTTAAAATCAATTTGGAATTCGTATCCGCTAATCCGACTGGACCGCTGAACATCGTTTCGGCGAGAGCGGCGGCGATGGGGGATGCGATGGCCTCTCTTTTGAAGGCGATCGGACACAAGGTCGATAAAGAATTCTATATCAACGACTACGGGAACCAGGTTTTTTTACTCGGTGTTTCGACTCTTGTCCGGATTCGAGAATTCAAAGGAGAATCTTCTTCGATACAAGAAGCGGAAGATTCTACTCCGATCGAAGTTCTTTTGGAAAAAAACGTATTACCATCCGAAGGATATCGAGGAGAATACATTAAAGAAATTGCAAGTTCTTTAATGAAGGATGCAATAAAATCCATTCGTATCGAATCCTTACTCAAAGAAAAAAAATATAGGGAACTCGCGGAACTTTGTTCCGGCTGGACCGTGGAAAACAATCTCGTCTGGCAAAGAAAGGATTTGGACGCATTCGGAGTGGAATTTGACAATTACTTTAGCGAAAAAACGCTCCACGAGGCGAACAAAGTTTTAGCGGTTATGAAAGATCTGGAGAGCTCCGGAAAAATATTTCAGGAAGACGGAAAGAAAGTTTTTCGTTCTTCGGAATACGGAGACGATAAAGATCGTGTTGTGGTCAGAGACGACGGCAGACCGACTTACTTATTGGCGGACATCGCCTATCATAAAAATAAGATCGAGAGAGGATACGATCGTATCATCGATATTTGGGGACCGGATCATCACGGATACATCGCAAGACTTTCCGGTGCGATCCAGTCTTTAGGGTATCCAAAGGAGAATTTCAAGGTCATCATCGCGCAACAGGTCAATCTTCTTGAATCGGGTCAAAAAGTTAAAATGAGTAAGCGCGCAGGTTCGTTTCAGACAATGAGCGACCTCATCGGTTTTCTCGGAAAACACGGAAAGGACGTTGGTCGTTATTTCTTTGTTATGCGTTCTCTCGATGCCCCTCTGGACTTTGATCTGGATCTTGCAAAGGATGAATCGGATAAGAATCCTGTCTTCTATCTTCAATATGCGCACGCAAGAATTTGTTCCATCTTTCGAGAAGTAGGAAACGAAACCTCCGCAGAAGAAGCTTCCAAACTCGAAATGTCCGAGGAGAGAAAACGACTCCTTTTTTGGATCGCAAGATATCCGGAGGAAATATTAGATTCTGCGAATGCGATGGAGCCACATCGTGTCACCAATTATCTCCAGAGTTTTGCAAAAGCATTCACGAGTTTTTATCTCGGAAAAAACAACAGACTAAAAGAGGCGACTCCCGAGGTCCGTTTGGGACTCGCGAGAATCTGTCTTGCCTCCAGAAATGTTCTCTTTCAAGGTCTATCTCTGATCGGAGTTTCCGCTCCCGAAAGAATGGACAAGGAGTCCTAA
- a CDS encoding response regulator transcription factor: MHNILIVEDIHSIREAIKDLLTGKYRVFDAENYDEAVQILKNEEIHLVITDIRMPGKTGLDLIKTIQNEFPKVLYTLMTAYNINDYINFAYKHGIWNIIPKYSFLDIKLISVMVHKLLTKDIFGVEKYFGSDFIIQESEAEDREFSVPQPESIVYKRIYSDEQRNFLCNRIAKFLVEKGAPNAINQILEELTSNAMIRAPRDSKGNYKYQYELPSRDLVIPLENIQLAESDFFEIGYGIADNTFIIVIRDHFGSLDKKEILKRLDRHITVDEATGFPPGLADSHGRGLYICREISDQLIFNIEKDKRTEIIALLDKQGNRSYKSLSIYEV, from the coding sequence ATGCACAATATCCTAATCGTAGAAGATATCCATTCAATTCGAGAAGCGATCAAGGACCTTCTGACCGGAAAATACCGCGTCTTTGACGCGGAGAATTACGACGAAGCAGTCCAAATTCTTAAGAATGAGGAAATTCACCTCGTTATTACCGACATTCGAATGCCCGGAAAGACCGGACTCGATTTGATCAAGACGATTCAAAACGAATTTCCGAAAGTTCTTTATACGTTGATGACCGCCTACAATATCAACGACTACATCAACTTCGCATACAAACACGGAATCTGGAATATCATTCCTAAATATTCTTTCCTCGATATCAAACTGATCTCGGTGATGGTTCACAAACTTCTTACCAAAGACATCTTCGGAGTGGAAAAATATTTCGGCTCCGACTTCATCATTCAAGAATCGGAAGCGGAAGATCGGGAATTTTCCGTTCCTCAACCGGAAAGTATCGTCTACAAAAGAATCTATTCGGATGAACAGAGAAATTTTCTTTGCAATCGAATCGCGAAATTCCTCGTGGAAAAAGGAGCGCCGAACGCGATCAATCAAATCTTAGAAGAGCTTACTTCGAACGCGATGATTCGCGCTCCGAGAGATTCCAAAGGAAATTACAAATATCAATATGAACTTCCGTCCCGGGATCTCGTGATTCCCTTGGAAAATATTCAACTCGCAGAATCCGACTTCTTTGAAATCGGATACGGAATCGCGGACAATACGTTCATCATCGTAATTCGGGATCACTTCGGTTCCTTGGATAAGAAAGAAATTTTAAAAAGACTCGATCGTCATATCACCGTGGATGAGGCGACCGGATTCCCTCCGGGGCTCGCGGATTCCCATGGGAGAGGACTTTATATCTGTCGCGAAATTTCAGATCAGCTGATTTTTAACATAGAGAAGGACAAAAGAACCGAGATCATCGCACTCCTCGACAAACAAGGAAACAGAAGTTATAAATCTCTCTCGATCTACGAAGTTTGA
- the recO gene encoding DNA repair protein RecO, protein MSGNSPGSLRKMRGIVLESREIPGGDAVIRLLPEEGIVENFRVRGIRKSKTRPIASVEPGSLTSVDYYNARNQQEIHNVKEIALLNRFDRAKAGYLGMVLVSYLVELASSFTPDGAEHPGEFRLLSGALEELEENGPSILILPFVKLRLLVSGGFLSKELLCHSCGTPLKEMTSVTLQTSPLELVCGNCLHSNENDLGLVQWIQTFLMLRFRDLKERKISVETILDLDRICNRMLEPILRRKLKSTGTLYEALGENLGKFS, encoded by the coding sequence ATGTCTGGAAATTCTCCAGGATCTCTGAGAAAGATGCGAGGGATCGTTTTGGAATCCAGGGAGATTCCAGGAGGAGACGCGGTCATTCGTTTGTTACCGGAAGAAGGGATTGTGGAAAATTTTCGAGTGCGGGGAATTCGAAAAAGCAAGACTAGACCGATCGCTTCCGTGGAACCCGGTTCGTTGACAAGTGTGGATTATTACAATGCAAGAAATCAGCAAGAGATACATAACGTAAAAGAGATTGCGCTTTTGAATCGTTTCGACCGTGCGAAAGCCGGTTATCTTGGGATGGTTCTCGTTTCCTATCTCGTAGAACTTGCTTCCTCTTTCACTCCGGACGGCGCGGAACATCCCGGTGAATTTCGTCTTCTTTCCGGCGCACTGGAAGAATTGGAGGAGAACGGACCTTCGATTTTGATTCTTCCTTTCGTAAAACTTCGCCTTCTTGTTTCCGGAGGTTTTCTTTCTAAAGAACTTCTCTGTCATTCCTGCGGAACGCCTTTGAAGGAGATGACTTCGGTGACTCTTCAGACTTCTCCACTCGAGCTTGTGTGCGGGAATTGTCTTCATTCAAACGAAAACGATCTTGGGCTCGTTCAATGGATCCAAACTTTTTTAATGTTGCGCTTTAGAGATCTGAAGGAAAGAAAAATCTCTGTTGAAACAATCTTGGACCTAGACAGAATTTGCAATCGAATGCTCGAGCCGATTCTTCGAAGGAAACTCAAGTCGACCGGCACACTCTACGAAGCTCTGGGAGAGAACCTTGGAAAATTTTCTTAA
- the lenA gene encoding endostatin-like outer membrane lipoprotein LenA, giving the protein MSIFGEGKESDDHRASSGTAAILNRRILRIYEDLGVARELIKLERIDSVPNGTYISFLGNFPNRKGIKVTKHSISEGKNGIERAESKSILLEFTGTTLSRVITEVRAENADGSDTTIIRLIDETPLDQNVDDILVESNRNGKEMRYPIQFLPDEGINRERSAFKQEFYLKLLEDFLVQVLRLQEMQNQESAKNKKKLLQTFKDSLQY; this is encoded by the coding sequence ATTTCTATTTTTGGAGAGGGAAAAGAATCGGACGATCACAGAGCTTCTTCAGGAACTGCGGCGATTCTCAATCGAAGAATTTTAAGAATCTACGAAGACCTCGGAGTCGCGAGAGAACTCATCAAATTGGAAAGAATCGACTCTGTTCCGAACGGAACATACATTTCTTTCCTAGGAAATTTTCCGAATCGTAAGGGAATCAAGGTCACAAAACATTCCATCTCCGAAGGAAAAAATGGGATCGAAAGAGCGGAAAGCAAATCGATTCTTCTAGAATTTACGGGGACGACTCTTTCTCGGGTCATAACGGAAGTAAGAGCGGAGAACGCGGACGGATCGGACACGACGATCATCCGTCTGATCGACGAAACTCCTCTGGATCAAAACGTGGACGATATTCTTGTGGAATCGAATCGGAACGGAAAAGAGATGCGCTACCCGATTCAATTTCTTCCAGACGAAGGAATCAATCGGGAACGATCCGCGTTTAAACAAGAATTCTACCTAAAACTTTTGGAAGATTTTCTCGTGCAAGTCTTGCGATTACAAGAAATGCAAAACCAAGAATCTGCAAAAAATAAAAAAAAGTTACTGCAAACTTTTAAAGATTCTCTACAATATTGA